One part of the bacterium genome encodes these proteins:
- the priA gene encoding primosomal protein N', protein MRAIEVAISTPPYTCYHYLSGSYDPEQIMGCAVTVPFGSQRKPLTGWVWNVSDAPPTMKLKAIQTLVSPTSLFPGELLPFLRWFSQYYFAAPGIVCMTAQPPGDLSGTEKSRLEIWSSFSGILPEELPKRLSSGTLALLSDLTTQPAWELHSERILRTGATKNAAERLAALGILIKELRPPWHRDPSLQGIANTAPPLPPLTDDQQKVFTELLAKLTGGSFHSSLLFGVTGSGKTRVYLELTKQTLSVGKSVLLIVPEIAMTPQLIGWFRSAFGSKVRVLHSKMTDASRRGTYQELRTETASIVIGARSALFAPVRDLGLIVVDEEHEASLKQHDPEPRYHARDAALMRAKFANCLIVLGSATPSIEILHGAETGKHTLHVLPERVDNVPLPTIHIVDMNEVPRSEPGRVEVLSPQLIAAIENRIERAEQVILMRNRRGYGTHLRCGKCNWVMGCPNCSVTLTVHREYNEVICHLCGHHEQIPVQCPQCNSARVAPRGFGTERVEEYLAEKFPALRVLRMDGDTVKQRGSHQRILQAFADGEADLLLGTRMIARSLDFPRVTLVGILSADSEWLLPDFRSEERALSLLMQAAGRAGRRGLGEVVLQTWDPHHIVLQYLQAHDWQGFAEYTMKLRKQLEFPPFVRLARILVTGPEENAAELEANRLQKWLQSQGFDTSHAAPALIARKENYYRFAILLKLALQDTRRMLLGQLPKPLYSENRIALDIDPIDFS, encoded by the coding sequence ATGCGAGCCATCGAAGTAGCAATTTCGACACCACCTTATACGTGTTACCATTACCTCTCCGGTTCCTATGATCCGGAGCAGATCATGGGGTGTGCAGTAACGGTTCCGTTCGGTAGTCAGCGGAAACCGTTAACCGGTTGGGTGTGGAATGTATCCGACGCTCCTCCGACGATGAAGTTAAAAGCAATCCAAACTCTCGTGTCCCCGACCTCATTGTTTCCCGGTGAGTTGTTGCCATTTCTGCGGTGGTTCTCGCAATACTATTTTGCTGCACCCGGAATCGTTTGTATGACTGCGCAGCCACCGGGTGATTTATCTGGTACCGAAAAATCCCGCCTTGAAATCTGGAGTAGCTTTAGTGGCATTTTGCCGGAAGAGTTGCCGAAACGCTTATCCAGTGGAACGCTCGCGCTGCTATCGGATTTGACCACGCAACCCGCATGGGAACTCCACTCCGAACGAATCCTCCGCACCGGCGCCACCAAAAACGCCGCAGAGCGATTAGCGGCATTAGGAATCCTGATAAAAGAGTTGCGTCCGCCGTGGCATCGCGACCCATCGTTACAGGGCATAGCAAATACGGCACCGCCATTACCACCCCTCACCGACGATCAGCAAAAGGTGTTTACTGAGTTACTCGCGAAACTTACTGGTGGCAGCTTTCACTCATCCTTGCTATTCGGCGTAACCGGCTCCGGGAAAACGCGAGTCTATCTCGAACTAACCAAACAAACGTTAAGCGTTGGGAAATCGGTCTTACTGATTGTTCCTGAAATCGCCATGACGCCACAACTAATCGGCTGGTTTCGCAGCGCTTTCGGTAGTAAAGTCCGAGTTCTCCATAGTAAGATGACCGATGCATCGCGTCGTGGCACTTACCAAGAGCTGCGCACCGAGACCGCTTCCATCGTCATTGGCGCTCGTTCTGCACTCTTCGCTCCAGTACGCGATTTAGGTTTGATCGTGGTCGATGAAGAACATGAAGCTTCGCTGAAACAACACGATCCCGAACCCCGCTACCACGCCCGGGATGCGGCACTGATGCGGGCAAAATTTGCGAATTGTCTCATCGTGTTGGGCAGCGCGACCCCTTCGATAGAAATATTGCACGGTGCGGAGACCGGTAAGCATACATTGCACGTATTACCTGAACGAGTCGATAACGTTCCTTTACCGACCATCCACATCGTTGATATGAACGAGGTTCCGCGCAGTGAACCGGGGCGGGTAGAAGTTCTCTCTCCGCAACTAATCGCTGCCATCGAAAACCGGATCGAACGAGCCGAACAAGTCATCCTCATGCGCAACCGGCGCGGCTATGGGACGCATCTGCGCTGTGGAAAATGTAATTGGGTGATGGGTTGTCCCAATTGTTCGGTAACACTTACGGTACACCGCGAATACAATGAAGTGATCTGTCACCTCTGCGGTCACCATGAACAAATTCCGGTGCAATGTCCACAATGCAATTCCGCTCGAGTCGCTCCCCGTGGTTTTGGCACCGAACGGGTGGAGGAATACCTCGCCGAGAAGTTTCCCGCGTTGCGTGTTTTACGAATGGATGGCGATACAGTTAAGCAACGCGGTTCTCATCAACGAATCCTTCAGGCATTTGCCGATGGCGAAGCCGATCTCTTGCTCGGAACCCGAATGATTGCCCGCAGTCTCGATTTTCCCCGGGTGACTTTGGTCGGGATATTGTCTGCCGACAGCGAGTGGTTGCTGCCCGATTTTCGCAGTGAAGAACGCGCGTTATCACTCCTAATGCAAGCCGCCGGTCGAGCGGGGAGGCGGGGATTAGGAGAAGTGGTTCTTCAAACCTGGGATCCCCACCACATCGTATTGCAGTATCTGCAAGCCCACGATTGGCAAGGATTCGCCGAATACACCATGAAACTCCGAAAGCAACTTGAGTTTCCACCGTTTGTCCGATTAGCACGAATTCTCGTAACGGGGCCTGAAGAGAATGCTGCCGAGCTGGAAGCCAACCGGTTGCAAAAGTGGTTGCAAAGTCAAGGATTCGATACCAGCCACGCCGCACCAGCATTGATAGCGCGAAAGGAAAACTACTATCGCTTCGCGATTCTTCTGAAACTCGCGTTACAAGACACTCGACGAATGCTTTTAGGACAACTCCCAAAACCACTCTACTCCGAGAATCGGATAGCGTTAGACATCGATCCGATAGATTTTAGTTAG